In Labrus mixtus chromosome 11, fLabMix1.1, whole genome shotgun sequence, a single window of DNA contains:
- the LOC132983181 gene encoding myelin-associated glycoprotein-like — MAAALTLLLIGCLLQGALCGKCESIIPNTIEVLKGSCVTIPCSFDVEDQHNVNLDNTCKALWKESTNGPAVFDSSNPQQKGQLIGDLTKKDCTTTLNDMQNNKLYIFRLECFGLKYNFDGVTISVTEQPTLTPPTLKVKEGTSVSLNCSAPAPCLSLPPNLTWSPGLGEGQETLQENQDKTKVKISVLNFNASHLHHGQEISCTAVYRKQDGSTESSVNISLTANITCEYECLVIKLIT, encoded by the exons atggctgcagctctgactctcctcctcaTTGGCTGTCTGCTGCAAG gtgcccTGTGTGGAAAGTGTGAGAGCATTATACCAAATACTATAGAGGTTCTGAAGGGATCCTGTGTGACAATCCCCTGCTCCTTTGACGTAGAGGATCAACATAATGTCAACTTAGATAACACATGTAAAGCATTATGGAAAGAAAGTACTAATGGACCTGCTGTGTTTGATAGCAGTAATCCACAACAGAAAGGACAATTGATTGGTGACCtaacaaaaaaagactgcacCACAACCCTGAATGAcatgcaaaacaacaaactgtatATTTTTAGATTGGAATGTTTCGGTCTGAAATACAATTTTGATGGCGTGACCATTTCAGTCACAG AACAACCGACTCTGACTCCGCCCACACTGAAGGTGAAAGAGGGAACCTCAGTGAGTTTGAATTGCTCTGCTCCAGCTCCCTGTTTGTCTCTTCCTCCAAATCTGACATGGAGCCCCGGCCTGGGTGAAGGTCAGGAGACCCTGCAGGAGAATCAGGACAAAACTAAAGTCAAGATCTCTGTGCTGAACTTCAACGCATCACACCTCCATCACGGACAGGAAATCTCCTGTACTGCTGTctacagaaaacaagatggcagcacTGAGTCATCTGTGAACATCAGTTTAACAGCTAACATTACATGTGAGTATGAGTGTCTTGTGATTAAATTGATTACATAA